A part of Candidatus Paceibacterota bacterium genomic DNA contains:
- a CDS encoding NAD(P)/FAD-dependent oxidoreductase — MNKEVWDVAVIGGGPAGMMAAGRAGELGARVILIEKNATLGKKLLITGGGRCNVTNAEFDNRKLLEKFKENGKFLFSAFSQYAVKDALDFFHLRNMETKVQNEQRVFPVSDSAQSVWDVLVENLKKHNVTVLSNSPVTEILISKENHKEVSGVKLKNGKEILARSVVIATGGVSRPETGSTGDGYKWLKKIGHTVTEPTASLVPIAIKNKWVERLAGVSLTDIKITLLQNDVKQDVRKGKILFTHVGVSGPTILNMSRDVGELLKYGEVVISLDLLPSLDYGKLNARLQEIFKENDKKKFKNALGSLVPSALAPIIVELSGINPETACNSITREERLNLVKLLKNIPLHVDKLLGLEKAVISSGGVSLEEVDFKTMRSRLFSNLYLIGDILNIDRPSGGYSLQLCWTTGFVAATSAAEKK; from the coding sequence ATGAATAAGGAAGTTTGGGATGTGGCTGTAATAGGAGGCGGACCTGCGGGAATGATGGCCGCGGGACGCGCAGGAGAGCTCGGCGCGCGAGTCATTTTGATCGAGAAAAATGCGACGCTTGGTAAAAAGCTTCTAATTACCGGTGGAGGACGATGCAATGTTACGAATGCTGAATTTGATAACCGAAAACTTCTCGAAAAATTCAAAGAAAACGGAAAATTTCTTTTTTCTGCTTTTTCTCAATACGCAGTCAAGGATGCTTTAGATTTTTTTCATCTGCGAAACATGGAAACAAAAGTGCAAAACGAGCAGCGCGTTTTCCCCGTAAGCGACAGTGCTCAAAGCGTATGGGATGTCCTTGTCGAAAATTTAAAAAAACACAATGTTACCGTTCTCTCGAATTCTCCTGTGACAGAAATTCTTATATCAAAAGAAAATCACAAAGAAGTCTCGGGGGTAAAATTAAAAAACGGGAAAGAAATTCTGGCCCGCTCTGTCGTGATTGCGACCGGAGGAGTCTCTCGGCCAGAGACCGGCTCAACCGGAGATGGATACAAATGGCTCAAAAAAATTGGCCATACGGTCACGGAGCCGACGGCTTCGCTGGTTCCGATTGCGATAAAAAACAAATGGGTAGAAAGGCTTGCCGGAGTCAGTCTCACCGATATTAAAATTACCCTTCTTCAAAACGACGTAAAACAAGATGTAAGGAAGGGCAAAATTCTTTTCACTCATGTTGGCGTGAGTGGTCCAACCATTCTCAATATGAGCCGTGATGTTGGAGAACTTCTGAAGTACGGCGAGGTTGTCATTTCACTCGATCTTCTCCCCTCTCTCGATTATGGAAAACTCAACGCGCGACTCCAGGAAATCTTTAAAGAAAATGATAAGAAAAAGTTTAAGAATGCCCTCGGATCTCTTGTGCCATCAGCATTAGCACCAATTATCGTAGAGCTTTCAGGAATAAACCCCGAAACCGCCTGCAACAGTATAACCCGAGAAGAAAGATTAAATCTTGTAAAACTTTTGAAAAATATTCCGCTTCATGTAGATAAACTCCTCGGCCTCGAGAAAGCAGTTATTTCTTCAGGCGGAGTATCCCTCGAAGAAGTAGATTTTAAAACAATGCGCTCACGCCTCTTTTCAAACCTCTATCTTATCGGCGATATCTTAAATATTGACCGTCCAAGCGGTGGCTATTCCCTTCAGCTTTGTTGGACAACTGGATTTGTTGCCGCCACTTCCGCAGCGGAGAAAAAATAA
- a CDS encoding FAD-binding oxidoreductase, with protein MFKDEVQKIFAGEVLDDTETLSKYSHDASLLEVRPKLVVFPRNREDVKKLVSFVSHEKGKRPGLSLTGRSAGTDMTGGPLSESIVLDFTSHFKEKTIDAGALTGTVEPGVFFRDFEALTTPEKVSLPIYPASKQLAALGGMIMNNCAGEKTLRYGQMRDFVEEMNMVLSDGNEYTFRKLNREELQKKLLEANFEGEVYRKMHRLVTKNHDLIESAAPKTSKNSSGYALWRVWDKAKDTFDLSQIFVGSQGTLGLLTEAKVRLVKDTPERKLIALFFKNWDDLPAVVNAVLPFGVESMEAFDDTTLKLGIRFMPEIAKKVHQSLLRFASRFLPEVFIGIEMFGLPKLIVLIELAEEKEDVLYEKTLKIVRTLRKFPVHMRVLADGPDSEKYWIMRRESFNLLREHVAGKQTAPFIDDFIVPPEKMPEFLPKVLTILKENGIKANIAGHAGNGNYHIIPLMDLSKESERAKIIPVSEKVYELIVEYGGSITAEHNDGIVRTPFVEKMFGTPMYRLFKEVKHILDPQNIFNPGKKVGGTLAYFKAHIKGSGEVHK; from the coding sequence ATGTTTAAGGATGAGGTCCAGAAAATATTTGCAGGCGAAGTTCTTGATGATACGGAAACCCTTTCTAAATATAGCCACGATGCTTCACTTCTTGAAGTCAGGCCAAAGCTCGTGGTTTTTCCTCGTAACAGGGAAGATGTAAAAAAGCTCGTCTCTTTTGTGTCTCATGAAAAAGGAAAACGGCCGGGACTTTCCCTGACCGGGCGCTCTGCGGGTACGGATATGACCGGAGGCCCCCTTAGTGAATCCATCGTTTTGGATTTTACGTCACATTTTAAAGAAAAAACCATAGATGCTGGAGCTTTGACGGGTACAGTTGAGCCGGGCGTATTTTTTCGTGACTTTGAGGCCTTAACGACCCCGGAAAAAGTCTCTTTACCGATCTATCCGGCTTCAAAACAGCTTGCCGCTCTCGGCGGAATGATCATGAATAACTGCGCGGGGGAAAAAACTTTGCGCTATGGCCAGATGAGGGATTTCGTAGAAGAAATGAACATGGTGCTTTCTGACGGGAATGAATACACTTTCCGAAAACTCAATCGCGAGGAGCTTCAAAAGAAACTTTTAGAAGCAAATTTTGAAGGTGAAGTGTACAGGAAAATGCACCGTCTGGTGACAAAAAATCATGATTTGATTGAAAGCGCCGCTCCTAAAACTTCTAAAAACTCTTCCGGTTACGCTCTTTGGCGAGTGTGGGATAAAGCGAAAGACACATTCGATCTTTCACAGATTTTTGTTGGTTCGCAAGGAACGCTCGGGCTTTTGACCGAAGCGAAGGTCCGATTGGTAAAAGATACGCCGGAGAGGAAACTCATCGCTCTTTTCTTTAAGAATTGGGATGATCTGCCTGCCGTCGTGAACGCGGTTTTGCCATTTGGAGTTGAAAGTATGGAAGCTTTTGATGATACGACGCTGAAGCTCGGTATTCGGTTTATGCCTGAAATTGCAAAGAAGGTGCACCAAAGCCTGCTTCGTTTTGCGTCCCGTTTTTTGCCGGAAGTGTTCATCGGAATTGAAATGTTCGGCCTTCCGAAACTCATCGTTCTTATTGAACTTGCGGAGGAAAAAGAGGATGTTCTCTACGAAAAAACCTTAAAAATTGTCCGAACGCTTAGAAAATTTCCTGTGCATATGCGTGTGCTCGCTGATGGTCCGGATTCTGAAAAATATTGGATCATGCGTCGAGAAAGCTTTAATCTCTTACGAGAGCATGTGGCGGGGAAGCAAACTGCACCTTTCATCGACGATTTCATCGTCCCGCCGGAAAAGATGCCGGAATTTTTGCCAAAAGTTCTCACAATTCTGAAAGAAAACGGTATTAAAGCTAATATCGCGGGACATGCGGGAAATGGAAATTACCACATCATTCCGCTCATGGACCTTTCAAAAGAAAGCGAGCGGGCAAAAATCATTCCAGTTTCTGAAAAGGTGTATGAGCTCATCGTTGAATACGGGGGAAGCATTACCGCAGAGCACAATGACGGAATTGTCCGGACGCCTTTTGTAGAGAAAATGTTCGGAACGCCGATGTACCGGCTTTTTAAAGAGGTAAAGCATATTCTTGACCCTCAAAACATTTTCAATCCCGGTAAAAAAGTGGGAGGAACTCTCGCGTATTTCAAAGCTCATATAAAGGGATCAGGGGAAGTTCACAAATAA
- a CDS encoding ABC-F family ATP-binding cassette domain-containing protein, translating to MPKDDTVVRFEETSFEYGHNKPILEEADFSIRRGAKITLMGQNGAGKSTIFGLITKHLKPESGSVHISNGITIATSRQVIPRGDLDLSITDFFQKQFKEKVYDIDPRIDAVFEAVNFTAPHDRIVRSFSGGQQARLLLASALIQDPDLLLLDEPTNNLDKAGIEHLTQFLKNYKKTVIVISHDAEFLNVFTEGVLYLDIYTRKIEQYVGNYFDVREQISVRLEKENRKNAQLAKEIQENKDKANFFANKGGQMRLVAKRMREKAEELEEEKVDVRKEDRTIKPFIIPAQKDLSGEILHIGGFKMIKNHKAVQRKADLSLRKNQHLLLRGPNGIGKSTLLESIAKGTEKHVKIADGVKVGYYRQDFSTLNFEDSVCDSLLSVMDKKYEEEMRRVAGGFLITGEMIFTKIGSLSEGQKGLVAFARLVLEKPGLLILDEPTNHINFRHIPLIAEALNKYEGAMILVSHVPEFVEKIRIDETLDLDK from the coding sequence ATGCCCAAAGACGACACGGTAGTACGTTTCGAGGAAACGTCATTTGAATACGGTCACAACAAGCCCATTCTCGAAGAGGCTGATTTTTCTATTCGCCGGGGCGCGAAGATCACTCTTATGGGACAAAACGGCGCTGGAAAGAGCACCATCTTTGGACTCATTACAAAACATCTGAAACCAGAGTCGGGAAGCGTACATATCTCGAATGGAATTACGATTGCCACCTCGCGACAAGTTATTCCACGAGGAGATCTTGATCTCTCTATCACCGATTTTTTTCAAAAACAATTCAAAGAAAAAGTGTATGACATTGATCCGAGGATTGACGCTGTGTTTGAAGCGGTTAATTTCACTGCTCCGCACGACAGAATCGTCCGCTCTTTTTCCGGTGGTCAGCAGGCACGGCTTCTCCTTGCTTCTGCTCTCATTCAAGACCCAGATCTTCTTTTACTTGACGAGCCGACGAATAATCTCGATAAGGCGGGAATCGAACATCTCACCCAATTTCTCAAGAACTATAAAAAGACAGTTATCGTTATTTCCCACGATGCAGAATTTCTGAACGTCTTCACAGAAGGAGTTTTGTATCTAGATATTTATACAAGAAAAATCGAGCAGTATGTGGGGAACTATTTTGACGTGAGAGAACAAATTTCCGTTAGGCTTGAAAAAGAAAATCGCAAAAACGCGCAGTTGGCAAAAGAAATCCAGGAAAACAAGGACAAGGCAAACTTTTTTGCAAACAAAGGCGGGCAGATGCGTCTTGTCGCGAAACGAATGCGCGAAAAAGCAGAAGAGCTTGAGGAAGAAAAAGTGGATGTGAGAAAAGAAGATAGAACCATCAAACCCTTCATCATTCCAGCGCAAAAAGATCTTTCAGGAGAAATTCTCCACATCGGAGGATTTAAAATGATTAAGAATCATAAAGCGGTTCAAAGAAAAGCCGATCTTTCGCTTCGCAAGAACCAGCATCTCCTCCTTCGTGGGCCAAATGGTATCGGCAAAAGCACTCTTCTCGAAAGTATCGCAAAAGGGACTGAAAAACATGTAAAAATTGCAGATGGGGTTAAAGTCGGATATTACCGGCAAGATTTTTCAACCCTCAATTTTGAAGACAGCGTCTGTGATTCGCTTCTTTCGGTGATGGATAAAAAGTATGAAGAAGAGATGCGACGTGTTGCTGGAGGATTTCTTATTACAGGAGAGATGATTTTTACAAAAATTGGAAGTTTGAGCGAAGGACAAAAAGGACTTGTAGCATTTGCGCGGCTTGTACTTGAAAAACCCGGACTTCTCATACTCGACGAGCCGACAAACCACATAAACTTCCGCCACATTCCACTTATTGCTGAAGCGCTCAATAAATACGAAGGAGCAATGATTCTTGTTTCTCACGTTCCAGAGTTTGTGGAGAAAATCCGAATTGACGAAACGCTCGATCTCGATAAATAG
- a CDS encoding lmo0937 family membrane protein, which yields MIETIAIIFFILWLLGVVGVYSIGSFIHILLVLAIIMVLVRIIQGRNPIS from the coding sequence ATGATCGAAACAATTGCAATTATTTTCTTCATCCTCTGGCTCTTGGGAGTTGTTGGAGTGTATAGTATCGGGTCGTTTATCCACATTCTCCTTGTTTTGGCGATTATTATGGTTCTGGTGCGAATTATCCAGGGTAGAAACCCTATCTCCTGA
- a CDS encoding DEAD/DEAH box helicase yields MHPKQSHNNGPRKPYHTHSSSNSSAPRSGGFSRSSSSGSSSHSRSNPQPSRFGGSSSGPSRFGGHSSGPRRFGGGQGGSRPHFGGRSGSRGGGERIDTARFINKAVITEEVEHFVPEHAFTDFKIDAELKASVVAKGYTTPTPIQDRAIPHILNGSDIVGIANTGTGKTAAFLIPLIQKVRLNRKEQVMVLAPTRELAMQIDEELKILTKSMKMFSVCCVGGAPIGKQLRDLRFQYNFIIGTPGRVKDLIERKMIHLHEFNSIVLDEADRMLDMGFVNDMRLIMKGMPQKRHTLFFSATISGEIEKLIKEFLHEPVRISVKTRDTAKSVDQDVVRVRGADKLDTLHDLLNQKEFNKVLIFGRTKHGVEKLTKLLNQKGFKAESIHGNKNQSQRVRALDAFKKSHAQILVATDVAARGLDIPDVSHVINYELPATYDDYVHRIGRTGRGGKKGKALTFIE; encoded by the coding sequence ATGCATCCAAAACAGTCTCACAATAACGGCCCTCGCAAGCCGTATCATACTCATTCGTCTTCAAATTCCAGCGCTCCGCGTTCTGGCGGTTTTTCTCGTAGCTCATCTAGTGGAAGTTCTTCGCATTCCCGTTCAAACCCGCAACCTTCTCGATTTGGCGGTTCTTCTTCTGGTCCATCCCGATTTGGAGGACATAGTAGTGGCCCTCGACGTTTCGGTGGCGGTCAGGGCGGGTCGCGTCCTCACTTTGGAGGACGAAGCGGTTCTCGTGGAGGCGGAGAGCGAATTGATACTGCTCGATTTATAAATAAAGCTGTAATCACCGAAGAGGTTGAACATTTTGTCCCCGAACATGCTTTCACTGATTTCAAAATTGACGCAGAGCTCAAAGCTTCTGTCGTTGCGAAAGGCTATACAACCCCAACTCCGATTCAAGACCGGGCTATTCCGCATATCCTAAATGGCTCTGACATTGTTGGAATTGCAAACACTGGAACAGGGAAGACCGCGGCATTTCTTATTCCTCTCATTCAAAAAGTACGACTCAATCGAAAAGAGCAAGTAATGGTGCTCGCTCCGACGCGAGAACTTGCAATGCAGATCGACGAAGAGCTCAAAATTCTTACCAAGAGCATGAAAATGTTCTCTGTGTGCTGTGTTGGAGGCGCTCCGATCGGCAAACAGCTTCGAGATCTGCGATTTCAATACAATTTCATCATAGGTACTCCTGGGCGAGTGAAAGATCTTATCGAGCGAAAGATGATTCATCTTCATGAATTCAATTCTATTGTTCTCGACGAAGCCGACCGGATGCTTGATATGGGATTCGTAAATGATATGCGACTCATTATGAAAGGAATGCCACAGAAACGACACACCCTTTTCTTCTCCGCAACGATTTCTGGTGAAATCGAAAAACTTATCAAAGAATTTCTCCATGAACCGGTTCGAATTTCAGTAAAAACACGAGACACTGCAAAAAGTGTTGATCAAGACGTTGTGCGAGTACGCGGAGCAGATAAGCTCGACACCCTTCACGATCTTTTGAACCAAAAAGAATTCAATAAAGTACTTATTTTCGGGCGGACAAAACACGGGGTGGAAAAACTTACGAAACTTTTGAACCAAAAAGGTTTCAAAGCAGAATCAATCCACGGAAACAAGAATCAATCACAACGAGTACGCGCATTGGACGCTTTCAAAAAGAGCCATGCACAGATCCTTGTGGCAACAGACGTCGCTGCTCGAGGCCTCGATATTCCGGATGTATCCCATGTAATTAACTACGAACTTCCTGCGACCTACGACGACTATGTCCACCGAATCGGACGAACAGGACGAGGAGGAAAGAAAGGTAAAGCTTTAACATTTATTGAATAA
- a CDS encoding glycosyltransferase gives MKSVLVTMSDKNHLDRAKQLLSSAFFKAPWHEDMLLLSDGIPEEDLKWFTDRGILVHSYVGENPKKYPSRLLLKLELFTPHFKKWEHVVYLDSDMMVYDSLKLLTTVDTFAAMGDMNRLRLKDQFVWNKENNDAYKKFLYHYNINEYAFNAGMIAFNTDIITKALYSKMQKFIQEYFSLIVKERTVGDQPILNLAFYQDWIELTPHYNYYVPDEKRIVDFQNSKAAIYHFAGSGLKPWNEKSPFHKEWKENLAKAEEIQIKTTS, from the coding sequence ATGAAATCCGTCCTGGTAACTATGTCGGACAAGAATCATCTTGATAGAGCAAAACAGTTACTTTCGAGCGCCTTTTTTAAGGCACCATGGCATGAAGACATGCTTCTCCTTTCTGACGGAATACCAGAAGAAGATTTGAAATGGTTTACCGATCGAGGAATACTCGTTCACTCTTATGTGGGCGAAAATCCTAAAAAATATCCGAGCCGGCTTCTTTTAAAACTCGAACTTTTCACTCCCCACTTCAAAAAATGGGAGCACGTTGTATACCTCGATTCAGACATGATGGTCTATGACTCACTCAAACTTTTAACGACTGTAGATACATTCGCGGCAATGGGAGACATGAATCGGCTCCGTCTCAAAGATCAATTTGTCTGGAACAAAGAAAATAATGATGCTTACAAAAAATTCCTTTATCATTACAACATAAACGAATACGCCTTTAACGCCGGAATGATCGCATTCAATACAGACATCATCACAAAAGCCCTTTATTCAAAGATGCAAAAATTCATCCAAGAATATTTCTCGCTCATTGTGAAAGAAAGAACTGTGGGCGACCAACCGATCTTAAATTTGGCGTTTTATCAAGATTGGATCGAGCTGACTCCGCATTACAACTATTACGTTCCCGATGAAAAACGTATTGTGGATTTCCAGAATTCAAAGGCGGCAATCTACCATTTTGCCGGAAGCGGGCTTAAACCATGGAACGAGAAAAGTCCTTTTCACAAAGAGTGGAAAGAAAATCTGGCGAAAGCGGAAGAAATTCAGATTAAAACAACTAGCTAA
- a CDS encoding GIY-YIG nuclease family protein, with amino-acid sequence MPYYVYILECKDKTLYVGSTNNLKKRLHAHNHLKSGAHYTKIRRPVVLKYFKKLKSYSLARKRENALKSLTRPEKLKLFS; translated from the coding sequence ATGCCGTATTACGTATACATCTTGGAATGTAAGGACAAAACCCTCTACGTTGGTTCCACAAATAATCTGAAGAAAAGACTTCATGCTCACAACCACCTGAAATCGGGGGCGCATTACACCAAAATCCGCCGGCCTGTGGTTCTCAAATATTTTAAAAAGCTGAAGTCTTATTCACTAGCGCGTAAAAGAGAGAATGCACTCAAAAGCCTCACAAGGCCCGAGAAATTGAAGCTTTTTAGCTAG
- a CDS encoding LapA family protein: MFILFIVGLLLGSVAVIFALQNVAVVTVSFFSWKLEGSLAVILLLALSAGIVTALLIVLPGSIDNYFKQRGLKKENQKLAEALRKQKELTVFAKNTPATPEAIASIEHGVIADSNIY; encoded by the coding sequence ATGTTTATACTTTTTATTGTGGGATTATTGCTTGGGAGCGTAGCTGTTATCTTTGCTCTGCAGAACGTGGCGGTAGTCACGGTTTCTTTCTTCAGTTGGAAACTTGAGGGTTCGCTTGCTGTGATATTGCTTCTGGCGCTCTCCGCTGGAATTGTAACGGCGCTTCTCATTGTCCTTCCGGGCTCTATCGATAATTACTTTAAGCAAAGGGGCTTGAAGAAAGAAAATCAGAAACTAGCAGAAGCGCTCCGCAAGCAAAAGGAACTCACTGTGTTCGCAAAAAATACTCCAGCAACTCCCGAAGCCATTGCTTCTATCGAACATGGCGTGATTGCGGACAGCAACATTTACTAG
- a CDS encoding HAD hydrolase-like protein — protein sequence MKKKKYILFDFDGVIADSSEVSWDLNKKICATITRERWLEVFDGNVHDWDKNTAHWHSPDCKHEIFDWFAEYAPLMQQRVVIFPRVSGVVKKLAEKYTLFIISSSPTYLIEEFMQKNAIREYFADLLGNDVHTSKVEKIRMVFEKYKILPEQCVFVTDTVGDMREAREMDVDSIGASWGYHEHARLTKGNPYRIVHEPEALISAVSDYFAERNQQGE from the coding sequence ATGAAAAAGAAAAAATACATCCTTTTCGATTTCGACGGCGTTATCGCTGATTCTTCGGAGGTGTCGTGGGATTTGAATAAAAAGATTTGCGCCACAATAACGAGAGAGAGGTGGCTCGAAGTCTTTGATGGAAACGTTCATGACTGGGACAAAAATACTGCGCATTGGCACAGTCCCGATTGCAAGCATGAAATTTTTGATTGGTTCGCGGAATATGCCCCTCTTATGCAGCAACGCGTAGTCATATTTCCAAGGGTGAGCGGAGTGGTAAAGAAATTAGCTGAAAAATATACTCTTTTCATTATATCTTCATCCCCGACTTATCTCATTGAAGAATTTATGCAAAAAAATGCAATTCGAGAATATTTCGCGGATCTCTTGGGTAATGACGTTCACACAAGCAAGGTTGAAAAGATCAGAATGGTTTTTGAAAAGTATAAAATCTTGCCCGAACAATGCGTTTTTGTCACTGATACGGTTGGGGATATGCGCGAAGCGCGTGAAATGGATGTTGATTCAATCGGAGCATCTTGGGGCTACCATGAGCATGCGCGTCTTACAAAAGGTAATCCTTATCGCATTGTGCATGAGCCAGAAGCTTTGATTTCGGCAGTTTCTGATTACTTCGCGGAAAGAAATCAACAGGGAGAGTGA
- a CDS encoding cold shock domain-containing protein, translating to MQTGTIKTLTQKGFGFISREGEAKDLFFHSKELKGVTFEELREGDKVSFEVTQGEKGPAATGVSRI from the coding sequence ATGCAAACAGGAACAATCAAGACTTTGACACAGAAAGGATTTGGATTCATCTCACGAGAAGGTGAAGCAAAGGATCTTTTCTTTCACTCAAAGGAGTTGAAGGGTGTTACTTTTGAAGAGCTTCGAGAGGGAGACAAAGTTTCTTTCGAAGTTACTCAAGGTGAAAAGGGCCCAGCAGCTACAGGAGTATCACGAATTTAA
- a CDS encoding glycosyl hydrolase family 18 protein has product MKIYKKITIFTLLFILGFSPLAVFSAVPVAPVKAHYKPLKIFYYREGKNARASLYGKELDIDVLAPQAYTFKTDGTLTGTMNQTVINYAHNKGIKLMPLVTNPNFSKAGAHSFLDNAAQQDKAIDGLIAEAKTKGYWGWQIDFEQMDLSYRDKFSAFVQKFGDKMKANGLTSSVAVVSKFSENPKDYVKTLWQDLIGVYDYSALASHTDFLSIMSYDDPDSEGPIARYSWLKRVMDYTLTLVPKEKVSMGLALYYWLWNDATGKIVEIGGNGGIQEALKKHYMTSGYSEKEQAPYFKYTSNKKKYTLWYESGRSIQAKLDLMKKYGLAGFSAWAMGLEVPSVKKVL; this is encoded by the coding sequence ATGAAAATATACAAAAAAATCACAATTTTTACATTGCTTTTTATACTGGGATTCTCACCGCTCGCAGTTTTTTCTGCAGTCCCCGTAGCGCCCGTGAAAGCCCACTACAAGCCCCTCAAAATCTTCTATTACAGGGAGGGGAAGAACGCCCGAGCATCTCTCTACGGAAAAGAACTTGATATAGACGTCCTTGCTCCGCAGGCGTACACCTTTAAAACCGATGGAACTTTGACTGGAACCATGAATCAGACTGTTATAAATTACGCTCACAATAAAGGCATCAAATTGATGCCACTCGTAACGAATCCCAATTTCAGCAAAGCGGGCGCACATTCTTTTCTCGATAATGCTGCACAGCAGGATAAAGCAATTGACGGGCTTATCGCAGAAGCAAAAACGAAAGGGTATTGGGGCTGGCAGATCGACTTCGAGCAGATGGATCTTTCGTACCGCGATAAATTTTCCGCCTTCGTACAAAAATTTGGAGATAAGATGAAGGCGAACGGTCTTACCTCAAGCGTCGCCGTAGTTTCTAAATTTTCCGAAAACCCGAAAGATTATGTGAAAACGCTTTGGCAGGACCTTATTGGTGTTTATGATTACTCCGCGCTTGCTTCGCATACGGATTTTCTAAGCATTATGTCGTACGACGATCCGGATTCAGAAGGTCCAATTGCCCGTTATTCATGGCTTAAAAGAGTGATGGATTATACGCTCACCCTTGTTCCAAAAGAAAAAGTTTCAATGGGACTCGCTCTCTATTATTGGCTATGGAATGATGCGACTGGAAAAATTGTAGAGATTGGTGGAAACGGAGGAATCCAAGAAGCGCTCAAAAAACATTATATGACGAGCGGATATAGCGAAAAGGAGCAGGCTCCGTACTTTAAGTACACGAGTAACAAGAAAAAATATACTCTTTGGTATGAAAGTGGCAGAAGCATTCAGGCCAAACTCGACCTTATGAAAAAATACGGGCTTGCGGGATTTTCTGCTTGGGCAATGGGACTTGAGGTACCAAGTGTAAAAAAGGTTCTCTAG